A genomic region of Capnocytophaga canimorsus contains the following coding sequences:
- a CDS encoding tetratricopeptide repeat protein: protein MNEEEIDKLIGEGINLLEHKKVREAIDNFHKALDQGMNQAKTLEVLDLLGEYFFEEKDFNKAIKFFSKQLDFTDSVEKQLTPLCWLGRCYFELKDFNKSIDFFSKRLRLTKEKKIIDVQLDSLYWLGRCYFEQKNFDKAISFFSKQQALSEGRDHMEQLNSLFWLGICHLEDKRIDNAIHFYEQLKLKEEERNLGTELIPQCWLGICRFLKEMKRISTQKKENKDKYEEECNKLESLFSTLEKETKEFLGKELKRLLFIYDLYFEYFERKKKSIFNNLFEHNTQSNELEEQIATILAVLNIHQVELRNTPLAHYTSPVVCENLFGLKGKERSNMRMGSSTYMNDPTEGGVLLELLNQQDLELDNKRELSPYNAFFTCLSIRINDLNQFRLYGKEDGVEASGCCLVFNKKGNWLQDTDIASSYRPLVNGEKELPTPNEEDKSDESLKKKPLYQVAYIAYLDEYIKESKCEIKLPIDNPKFGVLLNNISDNKKWHEVRKKKLEKALVNLMEYFKAESVSEEDRNKLEYIRYLFKDFAFRDEEEFRLMQIEKMDSDKIKYCKESNSIYVPYSDITNMVDEVILGTNYEKTNQKRKVEIFRYQMKDFTHIKISHSSLPINASLPYRKE, encoded by the coding sequence ATGAATGAGGAGGAAATAGACAAACTAATAGGAGAGGGGATTAACCTACTTGAACATAAAAAAGTTCGAGAGGCTATTGATAACTTTCATAAAGCATTAGACCAAGGAATGAATCAGGCAAAAACGTTAGAGGTATTAGATTTACTTGGAGAATATTTTTTTGAAGAAAAAGATTTTAACAAGGCAATTAAATTTTTTTCGAAGCAATTGGATTTTACAGATAGTGTGGAAAAACAATTAACCCCTCTATGTTGGCTTGGACGATGTTATTTTGAACTAAAAGACTTTAACAAAAGTATTGATTTTTTTTCGAAACGATTACGTCTTACAAAGGAAAAGAAAATCATAGATGTACAATTAGACTCTCTTTATTGGCTTGGGCGATGTTATTTTGAACAGAAAAATTTTGATAAGGCAATTAGTTTTTTTTCGAAACAACAGGCTCTCTCAGAAGGGAGGGACCATATGGAACAACTAAATTCTTTATTCTGGCTTGGAATTTGCCATCTTGAGGATAAGAGAATTGACAACGCTATTCACTTTTACGAACAACTAAAATTAAAAGAGGAAGAACGAAATCTTGGTACAGAATTAATTCCTCAGTGCTGGCTTGGTATTTGTCGTTTTTTAAAAGAAATGAAAAGAATATCAACACAAAAAAAAGAAAATAAAGATAAATACGAAGAAGAATGTAATAAACTTGAAAGTCTATTTAGTACATTAGAAAAAGAAACAAAAGAATTTTTAGGAAAGGAGCTAAAAAGACTTTTATTTATTTACGATTTATACTTCGAGTATTTTGAGAGAAAAAAGAAATCTATTTTTAATAATTTGTTTGAACACAATACTCAAAGTAATGAATTAGAAGAGCAGATAGCTACTATTCTTGCTGTGCTAAACATTCATCAGGTAGAATTAAGAAATACTCCCTTAGCACATTACACAAGTCCAGTTGTTTGTGAAAATTTGTTTGGTTTGAAAGGCAAAGAAAGAAGCAATATGCGTATGGGAAGTTCCACTTATATGAATGACCCGACGGAGGGTGGTGTTTTATTAGAATTGTTAAACCAGCAAGATTTAGAGTTAGATAATAAACGTGAATTATCCCCTTACAATGCTTTCTTTACTTGTTTATCTATAAGAATTAATGATTTGAATCAATTCCGATTGTATGGCAAGGAAGATGGTGTGGAAGCATCAGGTTGTTGTTTAGTATTTAACAAGAAAGGAAATTGGTTACAAGATACGGATATTGCTTCCTCCTACCGACCGTTGGTAAATGGAGAAAAAGAATTACCTACACCAAATGAGGAAGACAAATCAGATGAGTCTCTCAAAAAGAAGCCTCTTTATCAAGTAGCTTATATTGCGTATTTAGATGAATACATTAAAGAGAGTAAATGTGAGATTAAATTACCCATTGACAATCCAAAGTTTGGAGTACTATTGAATAACATTAGTGATAATAAAAAATGGCACGAGGTACGCAAGAAAAAATTGGAGAAAGCCTTAGTTAACCTAATGGAATATTTCAAAGCAGAAAGTGTATCAGAAGAAGATAGAAATAAATTGGAGTACATTCGTTATTTGTTTAAAGATTTTGCCTTTCGTGATGAAGAGGAATTCCGATTAATGCAAATAGAAAAAATGGATTCTGACAAAATAAAATATTGCAAAGAATCGAATTCTATTTATGTGCCTTATTCAGATATAACTAATATGGTAGATGAGGTAATTTTAGGAACAAACTACGAAAAAACTAACCAGAAAAGAAAAGTAGAAATATTCAGATACCAGATGAAAGATTTTACTCATATTAAAATTTCGCATTCTTCATTGCCAATCAACGCTAGTTTGCCTTACCGAAAGGAATAG
- a CDS encoding isoprenylcysteine carboxyl methyltransferase family protein — MQEVIILFVCFFGLRLISLAISLKNEKRIQALGGVQYGKINSMLLTLAHISFYFLCLYEAIKNDNLLLDNTSKLGVALLVFAYAMLFYVIYQLREVWTLKIYILPEHKVNTSFLFKWIKHPNYFLNILPELVGMALLCKAYYTFCFLFPIYMIILSVRIYQEEVAMKHLYK; from the coding sequence ATGCAAGAAGTAATTATTTTATTCGTTTGTTTTTTCGGATTACGACTTATTTCACTGGCAATTTCCTTAAAAAATGAAAAGCGAATCCAAGCCTTAGGCGGTGTTCAATACGGAAAAATAAATTCAATGTTGCTTACGTTGGCTCATATTTCATTTTACTTTTTGTGCTTGTACGAAGCCATTAAAAATGATAATCTGTTGTTGGACAATACCTCAAAACTGGGTGTGGCGTTGCTTGTTTTTGCCTATGCAATGCTGTTTTACGTCATCTACCAATTGCGAGAAGTTTGGACCCTTAAAATATATATTCTTCCTGAGCATAAAGTAAATACGTCCTTTTTATTCAAATGGATAAAACATCCGAACTATTTTTTAAATATTCTGCCTGAACTTGTGGGTATGGCACTTTTATGTAAAGCATATTACACCTTTTGTTTTCTTTTTCCTATTTATATGATTATTTTGTCGGTACGTATTTATCAGGAGGAAGTAGCTATGAAACATCTGTACAAATAG
- a CDS encoding sodium:solute symporter family protein: MSKIDILIIVLYIVLTVAVGVWISKRASKGLDSYFLGGNSIKWYYLGLSNGSGMFDVSGTAWMVGILFLYGVKSFMFMWMWPIWNQIFVMVFLAAWIRRSNIMTGSEWILTRFGDDRAGRASHLIVAIFAVIASVGFIAYFFEGVGKFMEIILPWDMTLSVGDTLLLTSKQSYALLVIFLTTIYTIKGGMFSVVATEVLQYGIMVLAGILVAGYAFFTISDAQIQSIIPQEWKNVFFGTELTPFWDEKYKVFNDFIDSEGYKMFGAFIGMTLMKGFFASIAGPTPSYDMQRILSTRNVKEAAYMSGFTNLILFIPRYLLIGGIVVIALVAIAPQMGTLTQLSNNDLEVILPKVVNFHVPVGIKGLLLAGLLAAFMSTFSAFVNSGPAYIVNDIYKKYFKPEASVSHYIRASHLASFGVVTLGVIMGFFAESINAITLWITSALYGGYVAANYLKWVWWRFNGWGYFWGMLAGLVIATLQFLMDSYKEHFTPGSWLYELAHIPAIYLFPLIFGFSLLGCFLGTYLTKPTDMNVLVQFYKNIRPWGWWHPVYMQLREKEPTARKNHDFWKDMGNCAIGIVWQSSMILLPIYLMVRDYPKMWWTLAVFALTTVILKFTWLDVVKKYKD, translated from the coding sequence ATGAGTAAAATAGATATTCTAATTATTGTACTTTATATTGTATTAACTGTAGCTGTAGGGGTTTGGATTTCCAAACGTGCATCTAAAGGATTGGACTCTTACTTTTTAGGAGGCAATAGCATCAAATGGTACTATCTGGGGCTGAGTAATGGTTCAGGAATGTTTGACGTTTCTGGAACGGCTTGGATGGTGGGCATTCTGTTTCTTTATGGGGTAAAGAGCTTTATGTTTATGTGGATGTGGCCTATTTGGAACCAAATTTTCGTGATGGTGTTTTTGGCAGCTTGGATTCGGCGCTCGAATATTATGACGGGTTCGGAGTGGATTCTTACCCGATTTGGTGATGACCGAGCCGGACGCGCATCGCACTTAATCGTTGCTATTTTCGCCGTGATTGCTTCGGTAGGTTTCATTGCTTATTTCTTTGAGGGTGTTGGTAAATTTATGGAAATTATTCTCCCTTGGGATATGACTCTTTCCGTTGGTGATACGCTTTTACTCACCTCAAAGCAATCCTATGCCTTATTGGTGATTTTCCTAACCACTATTTATACCATTAAAGGGGGGATGTTTTCGGTGGTAGCTACCGAAGTGCTTCAATACGGAATTATGGTTTTGGCAGGTATTTTAGTGGCAGGATATGCTTTTTTTACTATCAGCGATGCCCAAATTCAAAGTATTATTCCTCAGGAATGGAAAAATGTATTTTTTGGTACAGAATTGACTCCTTTTTGGGACGAAAAATATAAGGTATTTAATGATTTTATAGATTCGGAAGGGTATAAAATGTTCGGAGCTTTTATTGGTATGACGCTAATGAAAGGTTTTTTTGCCAGCATTGCTGGACCTACTCCAAGTTATGATATGCAACGCATTCTTTCCACACGCAACGTGAAGGAAGCTGCTTATATGAGTGGTTTTACGAATTTGATTTTGTTTATCCCTAGATATTTACTCATTGGTGGTATTGTGGTAATTGCTTTGGTGGCAATTGCTCCTCAAATGGGAACTCTGACACAATTAAGTAATAATGATTTGGAGGTGATTTTGCCCAAGGTGGTGAATTTTCACGTTCCGGTAGGGATAAAAGGCTTGTTACTTGCAGGGTTGTTGGCAGCATTTATGTCCACATTTTCGGCTTTTGTAAATTCGGGTCCTGCTTATATAGTTAATGATATTTATAAAAAATACTTCAAACCCGAAGCCTCCGTTAGTCATTACATACGCGCTTCGCATTTGGCTTCTTTTGGGGTAGTTACCCTTGGGGTGATTATGGGCTTCTTTGCCGAATCTATCAATGCCATTACCCTTTGGATTACCAGTGCCCTTTACGGTGGATATGTAGCGGCAAATTATTTGAAATGGGTTTGGTGGCGTTTTAACGGTTGGGGATATTTCTGGGGAATGCTTGCCGGATTGGTCATTGCAACTCTTCAATTTTTGATGGATAGCTATAAAGAGCATTTCACCCCTGGAAGTTGGTTGTATGAACTGGCTCACATTCCTGCGATTTATTTGTTTCCACTAATTTTTGGCTTTTCGCTTTTGGGTTGTTTTTTAGGAACTTATTTGACCAAACCTACCGATATGAATGTACTGGTTCAGTTTTACAAAAACATACGTCCGTGGGGTTGGTGGCATCCTGTATATATGCAGTTGCGTGAAAAAGAGCCTACTGCTCGTAAAAATCACGATTTTTGGAAAGATATGGGAAATTGTGCCATAGGGATTGTATGGCAATCAAGTATGATTCTGTTGCCTATCTATTTGATGGTGCGTGATTATCCTAAAATGTGGTGGACATTGGCTGTTTTTGCACTGACCACAGTCATATTAAAATTCACTTGGCTTGATGTCGTTAAAAAATATAAGGATTAG
- a CDS encoding TolC family protein codes for MPIKITLLIAFVVVSFTQAQNRWSLEQCIDYALKNNISVKQSEVDLKMSDIEQLQARGAFFPSVNSNLSYQLNEGKNINPVTNQFQNAFFQSASGGVNLSVNLFSGLQNWRRLRLAQINALAAQYSLDKMKDDILLMIVNSYLEIISNKEQIKTLRAQHEITKQNFQRTSDLIEAGALPKGDIFEVEAQLMLNEQQIILAENALFISKMGLAQLLLLKDYHNFEVADSSFEVPNTDILSKSPAEIFNKSKEVIQDLKLAQAQVELAQTNYQLARSAQAPRLSAFMGYNSQWSKNFPDDFWSQVNANKGLSSGLSLSIPIFNGFSTSANVKRQKMNLLKAQLSREQTELTAERTVYQAYNDAVNARKLYEATQKTAESKEQAFRYAQERYEVGLMSIFDFNQVKNQYENAQNEYIRTKYQYIFKLKVLQYYFGIDLTQDNFS; via the coding sequence ATGCCAATAAAAATTACTTTACTCATTGCCTTTGTAGTAGTGAGTTTTACTCAGGCACAAAACCGATGGAGTTTGGAGCAGTGTATTGATTATGCACTGAAAAACAATATTTCCGTAAAACAATCGGAAGTGGATTTGAAAATGAGTGATATTGAGCAGTTACAAGCACGAGGAGCCTTTTTCCCTTCAGTAAATAGTAACTTATCGTATCAGCTTAACGAGGGGAAAAACATCAATCCGGTAACCAATCAGTTTCAGAATGCGTTTTTTCAATCGGCTTCGGGGGGTGTAAATCTTAGTGTAAACTTGTTTTCGGGTTTGCAGAATTGGCGTAGGTTGCGTCTTGCTCAAATAAATGCGTTGGCTGCTCAATATAGTTTAGATAAAATGAAAGACGATATTTTGTTGATGATTGTCAATTCATATCTGGAAATCATCTCTAATAAAGAGCAAATCAAAACCTTACGAGCTCAACACGAAATTACCAAGCAAAATTTCCAGCGCACTTCTGATTTGATTGAAGCTGGGGCGTTACCCAAAGGCGATATTTTTGAAGTAGAAGCCCAGCTGATGCTTAACGAACAACAAATCATTCTTGCTGAAAATGCGTTATTTATCTCCAAAATGGGACTCGCACAACTGCTTTTACTCAAGGATTATCATAATTTTGAAGTGGCAGATAGCTCTTTTGAAGTGCCCAATACCGACATCTTATCAAAATCACCTGCTGAAATTTTTAACAAATCAAAAGAGGTAATACAAGACTTGAAGTTGGCACAAGCCCAAGTGGAGTTGGCACAAACCAATTACCAATTGGCTCGTTCGGCACAAGCTCCTCGCTTATCAGCTTTTATGGGATATAACTCTCAATGGTCGAAGAATTTCCCTGATGATTTTTGGTCGCAAGTTAATGCTAACAAGGGCTTGTCATCGGGCTTGTCGCTTTCTATACCTATTTTTAATGGGTTTTCCACATCGGCAAATGTTAAACGACAAAAAATGAATCTGTTGAAAGCTCAATTGAGCAGAGAGCAAACGGAACTTACTGCCGAGCGAACAGTTTATCAGGCATATAATGATGCTGTGAATGCTCGTAAATTGTATGAGGCTACCCAAAAAACGGCTGAATCCAAAGAACAAGCTTTTCGTTATGCACAAGAGCGCTATGAGGTAGGGTTGATGAGTATTTTTGATTTCAATCAAGTAAAAAATCAGTATGAAAATGCTCAGAATGAATATATCAGGACAAAATATCAGTATATATTTAAGCTCAAAGTACTCCAATATTATTTTGGGATAGATTTAACACAAGATAATTTTTCATAA
- a CDS encoding efflux RND transporter periplasmic adaptor subunit, translating to MKKKVIIIVGIVLVLILLIVGKKSGWWGNQPKGKEVEVKQITRNSLTQKVSATGKIQPELEIKISSEVSGEIIELPVVEGQMVKKGDLLVRINPDIYQSVLNRSVASLENIKSSLRQAEANFKENEASFERNQKLFEKGVISRAEWDKAVSAYDIAKANKESAKYSVQSAMASVSEAQDNLKRTSIYAPASGTISKLNVELGERVVGTVQMTGTEIMRVANLSSMEVEVDVNESDIVKVNINDRATIEVDAYPKKNFEGRVTNIANTANATASVEQVTNFKVKIHIDEASYQALLTGKKQGYSPFRPGMTATVDILTTERDDVVTVPVSAIVMKSIKEISKDSLIKEKDDKRQEAVFVVKDGKALLKAVSTGIQDNTDIEILSGVEAGEQIIVGPYNLVSRILKSGDEVRVKVIDEKSENK from the coding sequence ATGAAAAAGAAAGTAATTATCATCGTAGGTATAGTTTTGGTATTGATACTGCTCATCGTGGGTAAAAAGTCAGGTTGGTGGGGCAATCAGCCCAAGGGCAAAGAAGTAGAAGTCAAGCAAATTACACGTAATTCTCTAACACAAAAAGTATCGGCTACTGGAAAAATTCAACCGGAATTGGAAATCAAAATTTCTTCGGAGGTTTCGGGGGAAATTATAGAACTGCCTGTAGTTGAAGGGCAAATGGTAAAAAAAGGCGATTTGTTGGTGCGTATCAACCCCGATATTTATCAGTCGGTATTGAACCGAAGTGTCGCTAGTCTTGAAAACATAAAATCGTCATTACGCCAAGCCGAAGCTAATTTCAAAGAAAATGAAGCTAGTTTTGAGCGAAACCAAAAATTGTTTGAAAAGGGAGTTATTTCCAGAGCTGAATGGGACAAAGCCGTATCGGCTTACGATATAGCTAAAGCCAATAAAGAGTCTGCCAAATATAGCGTACAAAGTGCTATGGCGAGTGTTTCCGAAGCTCAAGATAACCTTAAGCGTACTAGTATTTATGCTCCTGCATCGGGAACGATATCCAAATTAAATGTGGAACTTGGTGAGCGCGTGGTAGGTACGGTACAAATGACAGGAACCGAAATTATGCGTGTTGCCAATTTGAGTAGTATGGAAGTTGAGGTAGATGTTAATGAAAGCGATATTGTAAAGGTAAACATAAATGACAGAGCTACCATTGAAGTAGATGCTTATCCGAAAAAGAATTTTGAAGGAAGGGTAACTAACATTGCCAATACGGCAAATGCCACAGCAAGTGTTGAGCAAGTAACCAATTTCAAAGTAAAAATACATATTGATGAGGCATCTTATCAGGCACTTCTAACGGGTAAGAAACAAGGATATTCTCCCTTTCGCCCTGGAATGACAGCAACGGTGGATATTTTAACTACCGAGCGTGATGATGTGGTAACGGTTCCAGTAAGTGCCATTGTAATGAAATCAATAAAAGAAATCAGTAAAGATAGTTTAATCAAAGAAAAGGATGACAAACGCCAAGAAGCGGTCTTTGTGGTAAAAGACGGAAAAGCACTGCTTAAAGCGGTTTCTACTGGAATACAGGATAATACTGATATTGAAATCCTCTCAGGGGTAGAGGCTGGAGAGCAAATCATCGTAGGTCCTTACAATTTGGTAAGCCGAATCCTCAAATCGGGTGATGAGGTAAGGGTTAAGGTAATTGATGAAAAATCTGAAAATAAATAA
- a CDS encoding 2-hydroxyacid dehydrogenase, whose product MKILHLDTNHPLMITQLNQHGFQNDEDYHSSKSEIEQKIHQYEGIVLRSRFTIDKHFIDKATRLKFIARVGAGLENIDVEYAQNKGICLISSPEGNRNAVGEHTLAMLLALLNKLKKSDNEIKNGKWLREENRGLELDDMTVGIIGYGNMGKSFAKKLRGFDCKVVCYDILPDVADANAKQVSLEEFFKIVDVVSLHTPQTPQTTRMVNAEFISKFQKPFWFLNTARGKSVVTADLVEALKQNKVLGAGLDVLEYEKSSFEDFFTTELPLDFQYLLQAQNVILTPHIAGWTIQSKTKLAQVIVDKIVDKKPSIE is encoded by the coding sequence ATGAAAATATTACATCTGGATACCAACCATCCGCTGATGATAACTCAACTAAATCAGCACGGATTTCAAAATGATGAAGATTATCACAGCTCTAAATCTGAAATCGAGCAAAAAATACACCAATACGAAGGTATTGTACTAAGAAGCCGGTTTACTATTGATAAACATTTCATTGATAAAGCCACACGTTTGAAATTTATTGCCCGAGTAGGTGCAGGGCTTGAAAACATTGATGTGGAATATGCACAAAATAAAGGTATTTGCCTAATTTCTTCTCCAGAAGGGAATCGTAATGCTGTGGGGGAGCATACTTTGGCGATGCTGTTGGCTCTTTTAAATAAATTGAAGAAATCGGACAATGAAATTAAAAACGGCAAGTGGCTTCGTGAGGAAAATCGCGGATTGGAACTTGATGATATGACCGTAGGGATTATCGGATACGGAAATATGGGAAAATCTTTTGCTAAGAAACTTCGCGGATTTGATTGCAAGGTGGTTTGTTACGACATCTTACCTGATGTAGCAGATGCTAATGCAAAGCAAGTTTCTTTGGAAGAATTTTTTAAAATTGTAGATGTGGTGAGTCTGCATACCCCACAAACTCCTCAAACCACCCGAATGGTTAATGCGGAGTTTATTTCCAAATTTCAAAAGCCTTTTTGGTTTTTAAACACAGCGCGGGGCAAAAGCGTAGTTACTGCCGATTTGGTTGAAGCCCTAAAACAAAATAAAGTTTTAGGAGCTGGTCTGGACGTGTTGGAGTACGAAAAAAGCTCCTTTGAAGATTTTTTCACAACAGAATTACCTCTCGATTTTCAATATTTATTGCAAGCCCAAAATGTTATTTTAACACCTCACATTGCTGGTTGGACTATTCAAAGCAAAACTAAATTAGCTCAAGTGATTGTTGATAAAATTGTTGATAAAAAACCGTCTATAGAGTAA